From the genome of Aliarcobacter lanthieri:
TTCTAGCTATTTTAATTGCACCTTCATTTGCTTCTGCTCCACTGTTTGCAAAAAATGTTCTTACATCATATCCACTTAGCTCATTTACTTTTTTTGCTAAAAGTGCTTGAGGTTCTATTGCATAAATATTTGATGTATGTAATAAGTTAGAAGCTTGTTCAAAAATTCTTTGTGCAACTTTTTTATTTCCATGACCTACACTTGTCACTCCAATTCCTGAAGTGAAATCTATATAATCTTTGTCATCTTTATCAAATAAAGTTGCATTGATTCCTTTTTTAAAATGTACGTAATTTCGTGCATAAGTATGCAGTACATACTCTTTATCTAATTTTTCAATTTCATTCATTTTATTTCCTATAAAATTTTTGCAAATTATAGCTATAAATGGTTAAATATTTAGTCAATTTCTTCATTTATAGCTGTTGAGTAGTATCTATTTAAATCAAATAAACCATATTCTAAAGGATTTGATTTTTTAAACTCATTACTAAACCAATCAAAGTGTTTCCAAAAATCTGGATTGGCTCTATTAATTGCATAATCTTTAATTTCTTTTTTTTGTTCTATTTTATTGTCATAGTTTTTTATTAAGTCAAAAAAATCTTTTAAATCTTCTTGCTTTAAAACTACAAAAATACTAGGATATGAACTTACAAATCCTTCAACAAAATCTATATCATCTTTAGCTGGATTGAGTCTTGATTCTTCATCAAACATTAATGCAACATTATCATGCCATCTATTTATAACCATTGAATAAATAAGATTTTCTCCATTATCTAAAATAATCCTAATCAAAATAACATTTGCATCTCTATCTGTAAAGTATTTTGTAATAGCAACACTACTTGGCATAGCAAGAGCTTTTAAAGCTTTTTCAATATCCTCTTTTGTACTATAAGAATCTTCTATGGGCGTTGGTGTGTACCATTTTTCTATAAAATTTATTTTATCTCTTTTTGTATTTGTATAATCAAGTACCATATTTGTAAATTCATATTTGTAATCATTTGAATAATATTTTATTCCTGTTTCATTATTAGATGGTTTATAAATAGTTAAATATTGTGCTAACCATCCAATGTACCAGCTATTAAAATAATCAATTCTTGATTTTTTTGGTAAAAATTCTAAGAAATTACTTTCTCCTTCAACTCTTAATCTATCCATATGAGTACGTACTAATAATTGATGAGCCGTATTTCCAAATACATCAAAGCCTGCAACAAGTGAGTAGTAAATTCTCTCTAAAAGAGGAAAGTCAATAACCCATAATGTTTTAGGAACTCCACCTAATGCTCCATAGTGAAGTGATGCTGAATCAAAATGCCTATAAATAGTTAAAATAGAATCATTCTTTTCACTTTTTCTGATATATTCTAGTTTCATTCCCTCTGGATAATACTTTTGATATATATTTGCCCTATCTTCTTGATATTTTTTTGTTTCTTTTTCATGCCCTAAGTTTTTAAATGTTTGATATAAAGACGGATCTTCTCCCAATTGATTTGGTACTTTCAAGTATTCAAAATTATTTTTTAAAAAGTTTCTATCAATTACACTTAAATCATATTTTGGATCTAAAAACATAACCCAAAAATGATCTTGAATAACATTTAGTGCTATCTGACCTTTACAAACAGGACCTTTAATAAAAGTATTTACAAAAAAGTATATATCTTCTAGTAAAAATTTATATCTACTATTTGCTGGAATTTGTTCAAAAACTTCTAAAGCATTTGGAGCAATTTTCATATCATAAGATGGCATATAAGGCTCTTTCATCCAAAGAGGTTTTATAAAAATATCATTATAAAATTTTAATTTATTATCATCAATTTTATAAACCATATGAGTTTTATGTACTATAGTTCCTTCAACTTTTTGTAATCTATAATAAAATGGTTCTTTTATTTCATCATAAGGAAATCTTGTTGCTATTATATTTGGTTTTTGTCCTGTTGGTGTACTTGAACGAATAAGTTCAAAAAAGTTTTCACTATTTTCATCAAAGTATATATGAGACAAAAATAGATGTTCATATATATATCTTGCAGTTACTTTATGTTTTATTTCATCCTTATTTAAAAAATCTTCAAATTTTTTTATTTGTTGTTTTTCAAAATCTGTTGAAAAAGATTTTTTCGTATCATCAATTGCACCATTATCAAGCCAAGTCATAAGAAGATTATATTCATCTTTAGATAATGCTGGAAAACCATAAGGCATAGCTTTATGTGGATTATCATCTAAAAAGTCTTCTAACTCTTCTTTATTTTTAACACAAGATAGTTTATCTGTTTCAGGTGAGTATTCACCTATATTTACTGGATTCCTATCTTTTTCAAAAAGATATTGCATCATAATAGAAGCATTTGATTCTTCCATTTTATCAGTCATAGAAGAAAATCCTTTTTTTCTCCAATCATTTGTGTTTAAAGCATCTACAAAAAGCCTAGTAGGATTCGCAGCACTTAATCTTGTAGCATAAACAGAATCTTTTGAGCTTCCTCTATCAAGACCATCAAAAGAACCTAGATTAAGTTGGCAAGGTGAGTTATAACATGAGTGACAAGATACACATCTTGAATCTAAAATTGGTTTGATATCTTTTTCAAAAGATATATCTTTATCTATTTTTTGAAATTCAACTGGATCTAAAGGTTTTGAAGAACAGCCAAAAAATATAGAAGATAGTAAAATTAAGATAAATAATTGAAATTTCATTTTGTCCCTTATATAAATTATATATACATTATAGTAAAAGTTTATTTTTAAAGTGCTTTTTGCTAAAATCTCAAACTAAAATAAAAGGAAAGAAATGCAACATCTTATTAGAACTTCTGATTTTACAAAAGAGGAAATTTTAGATATTTTTAGCGATGCAAGAGAGTTTTTAAGTTTTAAGCCTTGTGATATTTTAAAAGGCAAGATAATTGTAACTTTATTTTTTGAAAACTCTACAAGAACGAGAAGTTCTTTTGAAATAGCAGCAAAAAGATTAGGAGCTGAGGTTGTAAATCTTGACGTTGGGACATCTTCTACAAAAAAGGGTGAAACAATGTACGATACTGTTGCAAATATCAATGCAATGAAACCAGATGCTATTATTATTAGACATAGTGAATGTGGATTACCTGAAAGTTTAATAGGTTATGTTGATTGTCCTATTATAAATGCTGGAGATGGTAGACATTCTCATCCAACTCAAGCACTACTTGATTTATTTACTATTTATGAACATTTTAAAGGTGAAACAGATGGTAAAAGAATAGCTATAGTTGGAGATGTAAGAAACTCAAGAGTTGCTGGAAGTAATAGAAGACTTCTTCCACGATTTGGAATAGATGTGAATTTAGTTGCTCCTGATTGTTTTAAATATGAAGGAAATGAATTTAAGCAATTTAATACAATAGCTGAAATTATTGATGATATGGATATTGTTATGAGTTTAAGAAGTCAATTAGAAAGACACAATATTACATATTTTGAATCACTTCAAGAGTATGCAAAAGACTTTTGTATAACTACTGAATTAATGGAAGGAAGAGATTTCTTACTACTTCATCCAGGTCCAGTTAATAGAAATATTGATATTAGCGATGATGTGCTAAAAGATCCTAGATGTAAAGTTTTAGAACAAGTTACAAATGGTGTTGCAATCAGAGCAGCAATTTTAAAGAAGTTGATTCTAAATAAAAAGTGAATAAAGAAGATATAAGAATAGAAATTAATAAATTTGGTTCTGAAAAAGAGCCTTTTTTATTTATTATTTCTTATGATTTAAGTAAATTATATATACAAAAGCTAGATAGTTTATCTAATATAAAATATGAGATAAACTCTATAAAAACTACTCAAAAATTAAAAAAAATAGATTTAAAAAAGTTTCCATTATCTTTTAAAGATTATAAAAATAAGTTTGATTTTATACAAGAAGAGATAAGAAAAGGGAATAGCTATCTTTTAAACCTTACAGCAAAAACAAAAATAAGAACTGATTTAAGTTTGGATACTATTTATGATAATATAAATAGCGATTTCAAGCTAAGAGTAAATATAAATGATGATAATTTTATATGTTTTAGTCCTGAAAGATTTGTACAAATAAATAATAATCAAATATTCACATATCCTATGAAAGGAACAATAAAAGCAGATATTAAAAATGCTAAAGAGATAATACTATCAAATAATAAAGAATTAGCAGAACATACTATGGTTGTAGATTTACTAAGGAATGATTTAGGTATAGTTGGACTTGATGTAAAAGTAGATGAATTTAGATATATTGAAAAAGTGAATGCTGGAATGCAAGAGCTATATCAAGTTAGTTCTAAAATTAGTGCAAAATTAAAAAATGATTGGGTAAATAATTTAGGTGATATTATAGTTTCTCTTTTACCAGCAGGAAGTATAACTGGAACTCCAAAGAAAAAAACAGTTGAGATTCTGGAAAATATAGAGGGATATGATAGAGACTTTTATACAGGAATTTTTGGAATATTTGATGGGGATACTTTTGATAGTTATGTTTTAATAAGATTTATTGAAGAAAAATATGGTGAACTATTTTATAAAAGTGGTGGAGGGATAACTTGTGATAGTGATGCCTCTTTAGAATATGAGGAACTTCTTGATAAAATTTATTTACCATTTTAGTTTATCCTACTTTTTTCCTTTTTATTAATATTAAAATTTTAAAAATAAAAAAAGGATAAATTATGAAACAAACTGCTTTACTCATAGTAGATTTTCAAAATGACTATTTTAGTACATTTGAAGGTGCAAAATTTGAATTAGAAAAAACAGAAAATGCTTCAAATAATGCTTCAAAAATATTAGAATTTTTTAGAAAAAGTCAAGGGAATATTATTCATGTTAAACATGAATCTCCAAAAGGTGCAGCTTTTTTTGAAATAGGAACGCAAGGAGCAGAAATTCATAGAAGTGTACAACCACAAAACAATGAAGTCGTAATAACAAAAAACTTTCCAAATTCATTTAAAGATACAAATTTAAAAGAGATTTTAGATGAAATAAATATAAAATCACTTATTATTGTAGGAGCAATGTCTCATATGTGTATAGATGCTACAACAAGAGCAGCAAAAGATTTTGGGTATGAATGTACAGTTTTAAGTGATGCAACTGTAACAAGAGATTTACTATTTGGTGATATAGTAGTTCCAGCTAAATATGTTCACGCATCTTTTATGGCAGCATTAGAGTTTGCTTATGCAAGAATTAAAACAACATCAGAAATTTTAGAAGGATTATAAAATATTGAAATTAAGTAATTTACTCGTTCTTTATGTCTACGATAAAAAAGTAGATGAAGAAATAGTGACACTATTAAATAAAGAGTTTAAAAAAGTCTTTTTAGCAGCTAATTTAAAAGAAGCACAAAATAGTTATAAAAAATATTCACCTTGTATTATAATAATTGAAGACAGTTTTAAAGATAGAAAAATGGTAGATTATTTACAAGAAATTAGAAAAATTGATATTAAAACAGCATTTGTTATTTTGACAAATAATAAAACAAATTCATATAGTTTGGAATTAATGGAGTTGTATATCACAAAATATATTATCTCTCCTTGCAAAGAAGAAATTTTATATTTTTCTTTATTAAAATGTTTGGATGTGATTGAAAGTAGGATTTATAGTAATGTAAAACTAAAAGACAATATTTTTTTTAACTTTCAAACTCAAAGTATAATAAATGATGGAGAAATTATTATTTTGAATAAAAAAGAGAGTATTTTGATAAATCTTTTTATTCAAAATCCAAATAGAGTAATTACTTATGAAGAGTTAGAATATCATATTTGGAATGGGGAATCAACTCAAGCAGCACTGAAATCTTTGATTAGAGATTTTAGAAAAAAAACTTATAAAACTATTCTAAAGAATTATTCAGGAATAGGATATAAGTTAAATTTAGAAAAAAATATATTAGGAAAATAATGTGGAAAGTATAAGATATTTTGAAACAATAAAATGTGAAGATTTTGAAGTTTTTAATTTAGACTTTCATAATAAAAGAGTTTCTAATACTATTGGTCTAAATTTAAACTTGCAAGAATATATAAATCCAATATCAGGTGAACTTTTAAGATGTAAACTTATATATAATGACAATGATGTTATTGATGTACAATATTTTCCATATAATAAAAGAGAAATAAAAAGTTTTAAAATAGTTTTTGATGATGAAATAGATTATTCAAAGAAATATTTCAATAGAGAAAACTTAGATAAACTTTTTTTTAAAAAAGATACTTGTGATGAGATAATTATTGTAAAAAATGGTTTTATAACAGATACAACTATTGCAAATATAGCTATTTTTGAAGATGGATATTGGATAACTCCTAAAACTCCACTTTTAAAAGGTACAACAAGAGAGAGATTATTAGAAAGAAAACAAATAATAGAAAAAGATATAAGTTTAGATATGCTTCTGGATAGTTCAGAAATTGCTATTATGAATGCTATGATAGGATTTGAAATAATAGAAAAACCAAAGATAATTCTTTAGTTTTTCTTTATGAATTGAGTAAGAATTACTATTTTTACTCCGTTTACTCTTCCTTCTATTTGCTCTGGATTTGATGTAAGTGATATATTTCTTACAGCAGTTCCTCGTTTTGCAGTAAATCCAGCTCCTTTTACTTCTAAATCTTTTATTATTGTAACTGTATCGCCAGCATTTAAAACTACTCCATTGCAATCTTTATGTATTATATTTTCATCAAATGTTTCTAAACCTTTATTTGCCCATTCTAAAGTCTCATCATCTAGATAAATCATATCTAAGAGTTCTTGATTCCCAATCTTTTTTAACATTCTATATGATAAAACTTGTACGGCAGGAACTGTACTCCACATAGCTTCACTTAGACAGTACCAGTGATTTGGATCTAGTTCACAATTTTCTTCAAATTGATTTTTACAAGTGCAGCATAAAAGTACACTATCATCAATAGTTGAATTACTAGGAGCAACTTCATAAATACTTAAATCTTCTTGACTTTTACAAAGTTCACAAGATGAGTTGCTTCTAGCTGATAAATCTTCAAAAATACCCATAATTTTTCCTAATATTAAATATTTGGAATTATAGCAAAATAGACTTTTATTGATGTAAATCATAAAAATTAAGGATAATTTTTATTAATATAAACTTTTATTTTAAGGAATATGAATGCACTTTTTTTTTAAACAATTTAAAAAAATAAACTCAGAAAATTTTGATAAATCAAATTTATTATGGTCATGGATTGGTTCATTCTTAGGGATAATTGCGATTACTTATTTTCATACAGATTTTTTAGATGATACAGATTTAACTTTAGTTGTTGGTTCATTTGGAGCAAGTGCAGTTTTAATTTATGGAGCAGTAAACTCTCCTTTAGCACAACCAAGAAACTTAATAGGTGGACATATAGTATCAGCAATAGTTGGAGTAATAGCTTATAAACTATTTTCTTCAAATATTATTTTAGCTTCAGCAATAGCTGTTTCAACAGCAATATTTTTTATGCAGATAACTCTAACTTTACATCCTCCTGGTGGAGCAACAGCATTAATAGCAGTAATTGGAAGTGAACAAATTCATGAACTTGGATTTTTATATGTATTAGTTCCAGTTTTTAGTGGAGCTATAATTTTATTTTTAATAGCAGTTTTTGTCAATAATATACCAAAAAATAGAGCTTATCCAGAAAGTTTTAAAAACTATTTAAAAAGACATTATCAAAGATATAAAAGAAAATCTTTAAAAAGAAGAAGAAAAGAGTGAAAGTTTTATATTAAAATTACTTTTACTCTATTTAAACTTTTTATATTTGAAAACTCTTCAATAAGTTTTGTTAATTCTAAAACATCTATATTTTTCATTCTAATACAACCAGCACTTTCATTTCTACCTAGAGTTTTTTCATTTAAAGTTCCATGTATTCTATATGTAGTTTTCCCATCAACTTCATGAGTAAGATTTAACTTTGCAGCACCCATATAATTATATTTATGATTAGCTGGTACAACATTAGGTAAGATTATACCTTTTTTTGCAAAACTCTTTTTTGTATCTTCTGTTGGATACCAAACTGGATTTAGTGATATTTGAGATATTTTTCCAATACCTAAAGGTTTTTTAATATCATTTTTACCAGTAGATACAATATAACTTTTGATTTTTTCTTCTTTATCACCGATTTTGGCAAAAACTTCCATAATATTTGTTTTAGAATCTACTTTTATTATTAAATTTTCATAGTTATTAAGTGAGTTTTTGTTCTCTTGTTTTAAAGTATTTTTCGGAATGCTTTTTTTCTCATAAACAGTTTTTATTTGCTGATTATTTTGAGCATCATATTCTTCCATACTTATATGTAATAGTTCATCTTCATCTTCTGGTGAAATATTATTATCATGTAAATTACCAAAATCTACTTCACTTTTTAATTCTAAATTATTTTTTACAATATCTTTTTGTTTATCGTCTTTTTGTGATATTTCAGGTTCTTCACTATAAGGTAAAAGACCTATAATTTCTAAATTATCAGGAATAGCTGAAACTAAAGGGATAATAGATTCTTGGTTTATTGGATTTGTTGTATTTATTATTTCATCATTATTTATTGATATTTCTTCAACTTTATTTTGTTCTTTTATTTCAATTTCTTGAGTAGGTTTAATAACTTCATTCATATCAATAAAAAGTTTTCTTTTATCAATTTTTTTTACAATATTTTCATCAATCTCTTTTATATATGGTTTTTGTTCAAGCACATATTTTGAAGCATGTTTTAGAGTAACTTTTGCTATTTCTTTATCATCATAAACATTTAAATTTGTAAAGTATTTATTTTGTTGTTTTACAATAAAAACTTCTCCTCTCATATTGTCATAGATTCTTTTTTTACATACTAAAGCATATTCTAAAGTTGAAGTTGCACAAACTGCAATTGTATATTTTTCTTGTGCAAATAAAATTGTTGAGAATAAAAAAAATATAGCTAAAAATTTGTTCATAATATAAAATCCTTTTAAAATTTCTGCTATTTTACTAAATTTTGATAAAATATAGGTTATTTAAAAGATTAAGGAATGAATTATGTTTAAAGAAGAAGATTTTTTAGAATTAAATTCAAGATTTCATACAACTTGTAAGCCTTTTTCAAGAGTATTTACACTTTTTAGTGTTCCAGCAATACTTTTTGCATTGGTAATATTATGTTATTTAGGTGTTTTACCATTAAAAGTTGAAATTCATAGTGTTATTTTAATAGGTTTGATATTTTTAATTTACCTATTTTTTATAAGACACAATGCTTATTATGTATCTTGTAAATTTAAAACATTATATAGTGAACTTCAAATATCACTACAAGATTATATAAATAACAATTTACTTACTATTGGTGAAACTTCAAAAGCAAATGGTAGTGTTGATGATTTCTTACAAGATTATACAAGTAATTTAAGAAATAACAATTTTTCAAGTATTGCAAGTGGAATTTTCCCAACTTTAGGTATTTTAGGAACATTTATATCTATTGCAATTTCAATGCCTGATTTTACGTCTACAAATACTTTTGCACTTGATGGAGAAATAACAAAACTTTTAAGTGGAGTTGCAACAGCATTTTATGTTTCAATATATGGGATATTTTTATCTATTTGGTGGATATTTTTTGAAAAATTTGGAATGAGTAGATTTGACCATGATAGATTTGTTATCAAAGAAAGCACTAAAAACTTCTTTTGGACAAGAATAGATATTGAGTCAATTCATATAAAAAGTAATATTGACAACTTCTCAAGTATGAGTGATATATTTAAACAATTAACATCTAGTGATATTTTAGAAAGTATTAATAGTTCTATAAAAAAACGATATGAAGCAGTTGAAGAGATTTTACAAAAAGAGTATATTTTATCTTTAAGAATAGATGAAAATATCACAAATTGTGAAAAACTAGCTAGAACTGTTGAGAGTTTAGGACAACAAATAGATAATCAAAATAATATTTTCTTAGAAACTTCAAAAAGTTTAAATTATAATATTGAAAAGTTAAATTCTCATATGGATAATCTAAGTAGTGAAAATCTAAAAGCAATATATTCAAATATTGT
Proteins encoded in this window:
- a CDS encoding fatty acid cis/trans isomerase → MKFQLFILILLSSIFFGCSSKPLDPVEFQKIDKDISFEKDIKPILDSRCVSCHSCYNSPCQLNLGSFDGLDRGSSKDSVYATRLSAANPTRLFVDALNTNDWRKKGFSSMTDKMEESNASIMMQYLFEKDRNPVNIGEYSPETDKLSCVKNKEELEDFLDDNPHKAMPYGFPALSKDEYNLLMTWLDNGAIDDTKKSFSTDFEKQQIKKFEDFLNKDEIKHKVTARYIYEHLFLSHIYFDENSENFFELIRSSTPTGQKPNIIATRFPYDEIKEPFYYRLQKVEGTIVHKTHMVYKIDDNKLKFYNDIFIKPLWMKEPYMPSYDMKIAPNALEVFEQIPANSRYKFLLEDIYFFVNTFIKGPVCKGQIALNVIQDHFWVMFLDPKYDLSVIDRNFLKNNFEYLKVPNQLGEDPSLYQTFKNLGHEKETKKYQEDRANIYQKYYPEGMKLEYIRKSEKNDSILTIYRHFDSASLHYGALGGVPKTLWVIDFPLLERIYYSLVAGFDVFGNTAHQLLVRTHMDRLRVEGESNFLEFLPKKSRIDYFNSWYIGWLAQYLTIYKPSNNETGIKYYSNDYKYEFTNMVLDYTNTKRDKINFIEKWYTPTPIEDSYSTKEDIEKALKALAMPSSVAITKYFTDRDANVILIRIILDNGENLIYSMVINRWHDNVALMFDEESRLNPAKDDIDFVEGFVSSYPSIFVVLKQEDLKDFFDLIKNYDNKIEQKKEIKDYAINRANPDFWKHFDWFSNEFKKSNPLEYGLFDLNRYYSTAINEEID
- a CDS encoding aspartate carbamoyltransferase catalytic subunit, with product MQHLIRTSDFTKEEILDIFSDAREFLSFKPCDILKGKIIVTLFFENSTRTRSSFEIAAKRLGAEVVNLDVGTSSTKKGETMYDTVANINAMKPDAIIIRHSECGLPESLIGYVDCPIINAGDGRHSHPTQALLDLFTIYEHFKGETDGKRIAIVGDVRNSRVAGSNRRLLPRFGIDVNLVAPDCFKYEGNEFKQFNTIAEIIDDMDIVMSLRSQLERHNITYFESLQEYAKDFCITTELMEGRDFLLLHPGPVNRNIDISDDVLKDPRCKVLEQVTNGVAIRAAILKKLILNKK
- a CDS encoding aminodeoxychorismate synthase component I; its protein translation is MNKEDIRIEINKFGSEKEPFLFIISYDLSKLYIQKLDSLSNIKYEINSIKTTQKLKKIDLKKFPLSFKDYKNKFDFIQEEIRKGNSYLLNLTAKTKIRTDLSLDTIYDNINSDFKLRVNINDDNFICFSPERFVQINNNQIFTYPMKGTIKADIKNAKEIILSNNKELAEHTMVVDLLRNDLGIVGLDVKVDEFRYIEKVNAGMQELYQVSSKISAKLKNDWVNNLGDIIVSLLPAGSITGTPKKKTVEILENIEGYDRDFYTGIFGIFDGDTFDSYVLIRFIEEKYGELFYKSGGGITCDSDASLEYEELLDKIYLPF
- a CDS encoding cysteine hydrolase family protein; this translates as MKQTALLIVDFQNDYFSTFEGAKFELEKTENASNNASKILEFFRKSQGNIIHVKHESPKGAAFFEIGTQGAEIHRSVQPQNNEVVITKNFPNSFKDTNLKEILDEINIKSLIIVGAMSHMCIDATTRAAKDFGYECTVLSDATVTRDLLFGDIVVPAKYVHASFMAALEFAYARIKTTSEILEGL
- a CDS encoding response regulator transcription factor, whose protein sequence is MKLSNLLVLYVYDKKVDEEIVTLLNKEFKKVFLAANLKEAQNSYKKYSPCIIIIEDSFKDRKMVDYLQEIRKIDIKTAFVILTNNKTNSYSLELMELYITKYIISPCKEEILYFSLLKCLDVIESRIYSNVKLKDNIFFNFQTQSIINDGEIIILNKKESILINLFIQNPNRVITYEELEYHIWNGESTQAALKSLIRDFRKKTYKTILKNYSGIGYKLNLEKNILGK
- a CDS encoding aminotransferase class IV family protein, whose translation is MESIRYFETIKCEDFEVFNLDFHNKRVSNTIGLNLNLQEYINPISGELLRCKLIYNDNDVIDVQYFPYNKREIKSFKIVFDDEIDYSKKYFNRENLDKLFFKKDTCDEIIIVKNGFITDTTIANIAIFEDGYWITPKTPLLKGTTRERLLERKQIIEKDISLDMLLDSSEIAIMNAMIGFEIIEKPKIIL
- a CDS encoding PhnA domain-containing protein yields the protein MGIFEDLSARSNSSCELCKSQEDLSIYEVAPSNSTIDDSVLLCCTCKNQFEENCELDPNHWYCLSEAMWSTVPAVQVLSYRMLKKIGNQELLDMIYLDDETLEWANKGLETFDENIIHKDCNGVVLNAGDTVTIIKDLEVKGAGFTAKRGTAVRNISLTSNPEQIEGRVNGVKIVILTQFIKKN
- a CDS encoding HPP family protein → MHFFFKQFKKINSENFDKSNLLWSWIGSFLGIIAITYFHTDFLDDTDLTLVVGSFGASAVLIYGAVNSPLAQPRNLIGGHIVSAIVGVIAYKLFSSNIILASAIAVSTAIFFMQITLTLHPPGGATALIAVIGSEQIHELGFLYVLVPVFSGAIILFLIAVFVNNIPKNRAYPESFKNYLKRHYQRYKRKSLKRRRKE
- a CDS encoding L,D-transpeptidase, with the translated sequence MNKFLAIFFLFSTILFAQEKYTIAVCATSTLEYALVCKKRIYDNMRGEVFIVKQQNKYFTNLNVYDDKEIAKVTLKHASKYVLEQKPYIKEIDENIVKKIDKRKLFIDMNEVIKPTQEIEIKEQNKVEEISINNDEIINTTNPINQESIIPLVSAIPDNLEIIGLLPYSEEPEISQKDDKQKDIVKNNLELKSEVDFGNLHDNNISPEDEDELLHISMEEYDAQNNQQIKTVYEKKSIPKNTLKQENKNSLNNYENLIIKVDSKTNIMEVFAKIGDKEEKIKSYIVSTGKNDIKKPLGIGKISQISLNPVWYPTEDTKKSFAKKGIILPNVVPANHKYNYMGAAKLNLTHEVDGKTTYRIHGTLNEKTLGRNESAGCIRMKNIDVLELTKLIEEFSNIKSLNRVKVILI
- a CDS encoding MotA/TolQ/ExbB proton channel family protein; translation: MFKEEDFLELNSRFHTTCKPFSRVFTLFSVPAILFALVILCYLGVLPLKVEIHSVILIGLIFLIYLFFIRHNAYYVSCKFKTLYSELQISLQDYINNNLLTIGETSKANGSVDDFLQDYTSNLRNNNFSSIASGIFPTLGILGTFISIAISMPDFTSTNTFALDGEITKLLSGVATAFYVSIYGIFLSIWWIFFEKFGMSRFDHDRFVIKESTKNFFWTRIDIESIHIKSNIDNFSSMSDIFKQLTSSDILESINSSIKKRYEAVEEILQKEYILSLRIDENITNCEKLARTVESLGQQIDNQNNIFLETSKSLNYNIEKLNSHMDNLSSENLKAIYSNIVKSIETMKSDMEKIEWKFEEGLKESLRQIDEQTSNIVKDLSIFKDLSK